In one Papilio machaon chromosome 15, ilPapMach1.1, whole genome shotgun sequence genomic region, the following are encoded:
- the LOC106707962 gene encoding 15-hydroxyprostaglandin dehydrogenase [NAD(+)], with protein sequence MAAKWEPKNKNILITGAASGLGAAYAEALLKEGAQNIAVLDIDVKTGEDFVSKLNETYNNKAIFIKCDVSKEEDIKNSFNIVLNKFKRIDLLINNAGIMSDIESMWRLACDVNWQGLVSFTMKAVRHMRKDEGGEGGTIVNISSTAGLCKYTFLPIYGGSKGAVLHFSQSLARGPFYDNTGIRVITLCPGPTATKLMQGLDNRIVETSSMNQIKSLSDVQKIQSIPSAVAAMMKLLKEGDNGSVWLSANDKPVVELTEKINKHLDELEKLTLA encoded by the exons ATGGCCGCTAAGTGGGAAccgaaaaacaaaaatattttaatcactGGTGCCGCTTCAGGTCTAGGTGCCGCGTATGCTGAAGCTTTATTGAAAGAAGGCGCACAG aatatTGCTGTGTTGGATATTGATGTAAAGACCGGAGAGGATTTCGTCTCAAAATTAAACGAAACATACAACAATAAAGctatctttataaaatgtgaTGTTAGCAAGGAAGAAGACATAAAGAACAGTTTTAACATcgttcttaataaatttaaaagaatagaTCTTTTGATAAACAACGCAGGAATTATGAGTGACATTGAGTCTATGTGGAGATTGGCTTGCGATGTTAACTGG caaGGACTAGTGTCTTTTACAATGAAAGCAGTGAGGCACATGAGGAAAGATGAAGGCGGTGAAGGAGGTACCATAGTAAACATATCCTCTACTGCTggattatgtaaatatacCTTCTTGCCAATCTACGGCGGAAGCAAAGGTGCCGTGCTGCATTTCAGCCAAAGTCTAGCG AGGGGACCATTCTACGACAATACAGGTATAAGAGTGATAACTTTATGTCCGGGGCCCACCGCTACTAAGCTGATGCAAGGTCTCGACAACAGAATTGTTGAAACCAGTAGCATGAACCAAATTAAATCGTTGAGCGATgttcaaaaaatacaaag TATTCCGTCTGCTGTGGCTGCTATGATGAAATTACTAAAGGAAGGCGACAATGGGTCAGTCTGGCTGTCTGCTAACGACAAGCCAGTCGTGGAATTGacggaaaaaataaacaaacacttGGATGAATTGGAAAAGTTAACACTGGCTTAA
- the LOC106710250 gene encoding 15-hydroxyprostaglandin dehydrogenase [NAD(+)] — protein sequence MTAQWEAKNKNCLITGAASGLGAAYAEALLKEGAKKVAVVDIDENTGQNFVAKLNETYKNAAIFVKCDVSKESEIENCFKTVVKEFGRVDVLINNAGIMSDLETTWRLATDINYQGLVSFTLKAVKHMRKDEGGAGGVIVNISSTAGLSKVNTFPIYCGSKAAVRYFTQSLAMPPFFEDTGIRVMALCPGATATKLVENLDKKVVDMKNSKMMEELFGNVHIQSVESTVAVMLKMLKDGNNGSIWLSNKDQPPYELTSHIDKFFTDVEELVSP from the exons ATGACCGCCCAGTGggaagcaaaaaataaaaactgtttaatcACTGGTGCCGCTTCAGGCCTAGGAGCAGCATATGCAGAAGCTTTATTGAAAGAAGGTGCAAAg AAAGTTGCAGTAGTTGATATCGATGAAAATACTGGACAAAACTTCGTCGCTAAACTAAATGAAACGTATAAAAATGCAGCTATATTTGTCAAATGCGATGTCAGTAAAGAATCGGAAATAGAAAATTGCTTTAAGACTGTAGTAAAGGAATTTGGAAGAGTGGACGTTTTGATAAACAACGCAGGTATTATGAGCGACTTGGAAACGACGTGGAGATTAGCAACTGATATCAACTAC cAAGGACTAGTGTCATTCACATTGAAAGCGGTGAAGCATATGAGGAAGGACGAAGGGGGCGCCGGTGGGGTAATAGTTAACATTTCATCTACCGCGGGATTGAGTAAAGTAAACACATTCCCGATTTACTGCGGAAGTAAAGCAGCAGTCCGGTACTTCACTCAGAGTTTAGCA ATGCCACCGTTCTTTGAGGATACGGGCATAAGAGTGATGGCTTTATGCCCGGGAGCCACCGCTACCAAATTGGTTGAAAACCTCGACAAAAAAGTCgttgatatgaaaaatagtaaaatgatGGAAGAATTATTCGGCAACGTTCACATTCAAAG TGTGGAATCCACGGTAGCTGTGATGCTTAAGATGCTAAAGGACGGCAACAACGGATCAATATGGCTCTCCAACAAAGACCAACCACCTTACGAACTGACATCGCACATTGACAAATTCTTTACTGATGTGGAAGAACTCGTGAGTCCGTGA
- the LOC106710251 gene encoding 15-hydroxyprostaglandin dehydrogenase [NAD(+)], translated as MAAKWEPKNKNILITGAASGLGAAYAEALLNEGAKNIAVLDIDVKTGENFVSKLNETYNNKAIFIKCDVSKEEDIKNSFNNVLNKFKRIDLLINNAGIMSDTDSMWRLACDVNWEGLVSFTMKAVKHMRKDEGGDGGTIVNISSTAGICKLNFLPIYCGSKGAVLHFSQSLASAPFYDNTGIRVLTLCPGPTATKLMEGLDNRIVETTDMNQLQSLNGIPVQSVESAVAAMMKLLKDGDNGSIWLSANDKPALELTPQINKYLAELEKLTLP; from the exons ATGGCCGCTAAGTGGGAAccgaaaaacaaaaatattttaatcactGGTGCCGCTTCAGGTCTGGGTGCTGCATATGCTGAAGCTTTATTGAATGAAGGCGCAAAG aatatTGCTGTGTTGGATATTGATGTAAAGACCGGAGAGAATTTCGTCTCAAAATTAAACGAAACATACAACAATAAAGctatctttataaaatgtgaTGTTAGCAAGGAAGAAGACATAAAGAATAGTTTTAACAAcgttcttaataaatttaaaagaatagaTCTTTTGATAAACAACGCAGGAATTATGAGTGACACTGATTCTATGTGGAGATTAGCTTGCGATGTTAACTGG gaagGACTAGTGTCTTTTACAATGAAAGCAGTGAAGCACATGAGGAAAGACGAAGGCGGTGATGGAGGTACCATAGTCAACATATCCTCTACTGCTGGAATATGTAAACTGAACTTTTTGCCAATTTACTGCGGAAGCAAAGGAGCCGTGCTTCATTTCAGCCAAAGTCTAGCG AGTGCACCATTCTACGACAATACAGGTATAAGAGTGCTAACTCTATGCCCAGGGCCCACCGCTACTAAGCTGATGGAAGGTCTCGATAACAGAATTGTTGAAACCACTGACATGAACCAGCTTCAATCATTGAACGGTATTCCAGTACAAAG TGTTGAGTCTGCTGTGGCTGCTATGATGAAATTACTAAAGGACGGCGACAACGGGTCAATCTGGCTGTCTGCTAACGACAAGCCAGCCCTGGAATTGACGCCACAGATAAACAAATACTTGGCTGAACTGGAAAAGTTAACGCTGCCTtga